In Streptomyces capitiformicae, one genomic interval encodes:
- a CDS encoding (2Fe-2S)-binding protein: MPSHTFTVNGETVTVEAPDDLPLLWVLRDLLGIRGPKYGCGIDVCKACTSHLDGEAVRPCVVPVSEAAGREVTTIEGLADGDELHPVQEAWLEQDVAQCGYCQPGQIMAAVALLKRTDNPTDADIDEIANVCRCGTYFRIRQAIKSAAAKTG, translated from the coding sequence ATGCCCTCCCACACCTTCACCGTCAACGGGGAGACCGTCACCGTCGAAGCCCCCGACGACCTGCCCCTGCTGTGGGTGCTGCGCGACCTGCTCGGCATCCGCGGCCCCAAGTACGGCTGCGGCATCGACGTCTGCAAGGCCTGCACCAGCCACCTCGACGGCGAGGCGGTCCGGCCGTGTGTGGTGCCGGTGTCCGAGGCCGCGGGCCGCGAGGTCACCACCATCGAAGGGCTCGCGGACGGCGATGAACTGCACCCCGTCCAGGAGGCCTGGCTGGAGCAGGACGTCGCCCAGTGCGGCTACTGCCAGCCCGGCCAGATCATGGCCGCCGTCGCCCTGCTCAAGCGCACCGACAACCCCACCGACGCCGACATCGACGAGATCGCGAACGTCTGCCGCTGCGGGACGTACTTCCGCATACGCCAGGCGATCAAGAGCGCGGCGGCGAAGACGGGGTGA